From the Macaca nemestrina isolate mMacNem1 chromosome 7, mMacNem.hap1, whole genome shotgun sequence genome, one window contains:
- the LOC105481856 gene encoding small ribosomal subunit protein uS13-like, which yields MSLVIPEKFQHILRVLNTNIDRRWKIAFAITAIKGVGRRYAHVVLRKADTDLTKRAGELTEDEVERVINIMQNPRQYKIPDRFLNRQKDVKDGKYSQVLANGLDNNLRKDLERLKKIQAHRGLRHFWGLCVQGQHTKTTGRRGRTMGVSKKK from the coding sequence ATGTCTCTAGTGATCCCTGAAAAGTTTCAGCATATTTTGCGAGTACTCAACACCAACATCGACAGGCGGTGGAAAATAGCCTTTGCCATTACTGCCATTAAGGGTGTGGGCCGAAGATATGCTCATGTGGTGTTGAGGAAAGCAGACACTGACCTCACCAAGAGGGCGGGAGAACTCACTGAGGACGAGGTGGAACGTGTGATCAACATTATGCAGAATCCACGCCAGTACAAGATCCCAGACAGGTTCTTGAATAGACAGAAGGATGTAAAGGATGGAAAATATAGCCAGGTCCTAGCCAATGGTCTGGACAACAACCTCCGTAAAGACCTGGAGCGACTGAAGAAGATtcaggcccatagagggctgcgccACTTCTGGGGTCTTTGTGTCCAAGGCCAGCACACCAAGACCACTGGCCGCCGGGGCCGCACCATGGGTGTGTCCAAGAAGAAATAA